One part of the Xiphophorus maculatus strain JP 163 A chromosome 1, X_maculatus-5.0-male, whole genome shotgun sequence genome encodes these proteins:
- the LOC102230723 gene encoding DNA topoisomerase 1, whose amino-acid sequence MSGDHGRGDSQVNSGSKGSDSHKHKDKHKEKEHKHKDHKKDKEREKIKHSNSEHKEYSEKKHKDKEKPRHSDGSTNRHREKHKDKDKEKRKEDKSLSSHPDKPKKEKENGYVRERSPAAIKSEPEDDNGFYPSPKHNKAPKREKDDDEEEFEYKPKKVKVEHDKKAKKRKHEYEDDEEEEDTKHKKKTKDKKATEGKKGKKEEEEKWKWWEEERYTDGSKWRFLEHKGPVFAPPYEPLPNKVKFYYDGKQMKLSAPAEEVATFFAKMLDHEYTTKDIFRKNFYKDWRKEMTSEEKSIITDLNKCDFREMSEYFKAQSEARKQMSKEEKQKIKEENERILQEYGFCIMDNHKERIGNFRIEPPGLFRGRGDHPKMGMLKRRIRPEDIIINCSKDSKQPKPPPGTKWKEVRHDNKVTWLVSWTENIQGSIKYIMLNPSSRIKGEKDWQKYETARRLKKCVDRIRTQYRDDWKSKEMRIRQRAVALYFIDKLALRAGNEKEEGETADTVGCCSLRVEHIKLYPKLDEQEYVVEFDFLGKDSIRYYNKIPVEKRVFKNLQLFLENKQPEDDLFDRLNTSILNKHLQELMDGLTAKVFRTYNASITLQQQLKELTCPEDSIPAKILSYNRANRAVAILCNHQRAPPKTFEKSMQNLQTKIDEKQKQLSAARKQLKAAKADHKASHDEKSRKTVEVKRKAVQRIEEQLMKLQVQATDREENKQIALGTSKLNYLDPRISVAWCKKWSIPIEKIYNKTQREKFAWAIDMAEKDYEF is encoded by the exons ATGAGTGGGGATCATGGACGCGGAGACTCTCAG GTCAACTCTGGATCTAAAGGAAGTG ACTCTCACAAACATAAAGACAAGCACAAAGAAAAggagcacaaacacaaagatcacaagaaagacaaggaaagagagaaaataaagcacagcaacag CGAACATAAGGAGTACtctgagaaaaaacacaaagacaaagagaagCCGAGGCACAGTGATGGCAGCACAAacagacacagagaaaaacacaaagacaaggACAAAGAGAAGAGGAAAGAGGATAAG agtttatcatcccaCCCTGACAAACCtaaaaaggagaaggaaaatGGATATGTGAG AGAGAGAAGTCCCGCTGCCATTAAAAGCGAGCCGGAAGATGACAATGGCTTCTATCCGTCTCCCAAACACAACAAGGCCCCCAAACGTGAGaaggatgatgatgaggagga GTTTGAATACAAGCCTAAGAAAGTCAAGGTAGAACACGATAAGAAGGCCAAGAAGAGGAAACATGAGTATGAAGatgacgaagaggaggag GATACTAAGCACAAAAAGAAGACGAAAGACAAGAAAGCAACAGAGGGAAAGAAAGgcaaaaaagaggaagaggagaaatgGAAATG GTGGGAGGAGGAGAGGTATACTGACGGCTCTAAATGGCGCTTTCTTGAACACAAGGGCCCAGTCTTCGCTCCACCTTATGAGCCTTTGCCCAACAAAGTCAAATTCTACTATGATG GTAAGCAAATGAAGCTTAGTGCTCCCGCTGAGGAAGTGGCCACCTTCTTTGCCAAGATGTTAGATCATGAGTACACCACTAAAGACATCTTTAGGAAGAACTTCTATAAAGACTGGAGGAAG GAAATGACATCAGAAGAGAAGTCAATAATCACAGATCTGAACAAGTGTGACTTCAGAGAAATGAGTGAGTACTTCAAAGCCCAATCAGAGGCTCGCAAACAGATGTCCAAGGAGGAGAAACAG aaaatcaaagAGGAAAATGAGCGGATCCTTCAGGAGTATGGTTTCTGCATCATGGACAATCACAAGGAAAGGATTGGAAACTTTCGCATCGAGCCGCCGGGTTTGTTCCGAGGACGAGGCGACCATCCAAAGATGGGAATGCTGAAACGACGCATTAGACCCGAAGACATCATCATCAACTGTAGCAA GGACTCCAAGCAACCCAAACCTCCACCAGGGACAAAGTGGAAGGAGGTTCGCCATGACAACAAGGTGACCTGGTTAGTATCCTGGACAGAGAACATCCAGGGCTCCATCAAGTACATCATGTTGAACCCGAGCTCCAGAATCAAG ggGGAGAAGGACTGGCAGAAGTATGAGACCGCCAGGCGTTTAAAAAAGTGCGTGGATCGGATTCGTACTCAGTACAGAGACGACTGGAAGTCAAAAGAGATGAGGATCCGGCAGAGGGCCGttgcactgtattttattgacaAG CTGGCTCTGAGGGCAGGGAATGAGAAGGAGGAAGGTGAGACGGCAGACACGGTCGGCTGCTGCTCGCTGAGGGTGGAGCACATCAAGCTGTATCCCAAGTTGGACGAGCAGGAGTATGTGGTGGAGTTCGACTTTTTGGGAAAAGACTCCATCCGCTACTACAATAAGATCCCGGTGGAGAAGCGG GTCTTTAAAAACCTTCAGTTGTTTCTGGAGAACAAGCAGCCAGAGGACGACCTCTTTGACAGATTGAAT ACTTCCATCCTCAACAAGCACTTACAGGagctgatggatggactgacaGCCAAAGTTTTCCGTACCTACAATGCCTCAATcaccctgcagcagcagctcaaagAACTTACCTGCC CTGAGGACAGTATCCCAGCTAAGATCCTGTCATACAACCGAGCTAACAGAGCTGTAGCCATTCTGTGTAACCACCAGAGAGCTCCGCCCAAAACATTTGAGAAGTCCATGCAGAATCTTCAGACCAAG ATTGACgagaaacaaaagcagctgtCTGCAGCCAGGAAGCAGCTGAAGGCCGCCAAGGCCGATCACAAGGCCTCACATGATGAAAAGAGTAGAAA GACTGTAGAGGTGAAGCGTAAAGCCGTGCAGAGGATAGAGGAGCAGCTCATGAAACTCCAGGTACAAGCCACGGACAGAGAGGAGAACAAGCAGATTGCTCTGGGCACCTCCAAGCTCAACTACCTGGATCCACGCATCTCTGTTGCCTG GTGCAAGAAGTGGAGCATTCCAATTGAGAAGATCTACAACAAGACCCAGAGGGAAAAGTTTGCCTGGGCGATCGACATGGCCGAAAAGGATTATGAATTTTAA